A window from Solanum stenotomum isolate F172 chromosome 7, ASM1918654v1, whole genome shotgun sequence encodes these proteins:
- the LOC125871127 gene encoding nuclear transcription factor Y subunit B-5-like codes for MVDSNNILGSFDSSEEGGFKEHDRLLPIANVGRIMKHILPQNAKISKEGKETMQECVSEFISFVTGEASEKCHKEKRKTLNGDDVCWALGNLGFDDYVEPLKRYLHRYRELEGEKANQNKVDIGNKNEEREKNEFLLRRLYGP; via the coding sequence ATGGTTGATAGCAACAATATATTAGGATCATTTGACTCAAGTGAAGAAGGAGGGTTTAAGGAGCACGATAGGTTGTTGCCAATAGCTAACGTGGGACGAATAATGAAGCATATTCTTCCTCAAAACGCGAAGATTTCAAAAGAGGGGAAAGAAACAATGCAAGAATGTGTGTCTGAGTTCATAAGCTTTGTTACTGGAGAAGCATCGGAGAAATGTCACAAGGAGAAGAGGAAGACGTTGAACGGAGATGATGTTTGTTGGGCTTTGGGAAATTTAGGGTTTGATGATTATGTTGAGCCATTGAAGAGGTATTTGCATAGATATAGAGAGTTAGAAGGTGAAAAAGCTAACCAAAATAAGGTTGATATTGGCAACAAGAAtgaagaaagggagaaaaatgAGTTTCTCCTTAGAAGATTGTATGGTCCTTAA